The Indicator indicator isolate 239-I01 chromosome 21, UM_Iind_1.1, whole genome shotgun sequence region ATAAAATCCCTGGGAGGACAGCCAGAGACCACTCCTGGGGAGTCACCATGGGGAACACCTGAGCAGGAACAGCCACAAACCCACAGGGACATCCCAGCCCCTGCTGAAGAACCCTTGCAGACGGACACACCTGAGGTGACATCCCACCAGAGAGACCCAGGCCAGGGGTGAAGAGCTTCTGTTCATCTGTCTGTCCACAGCCCGGCggtgtgctgctgcctgctcagaagTGGGTCAGGCCTCGTGGGGCACGGGCGAGGTGCAGGCGGTGGCTCTGTtacaggcagtgctgtgccagcaccCTGCGGAGGGTGCAGCTGGCAGTGCGCTGGGGTCAGTGGGCTCACACGCCCGGGATGGTGGCAGAAGCGCTGTGCCCAGCGGTGGGTGCTTCCCGTGCCTGTCTATCtgtccctgtgtcccctccccGCTGTGCCCTGCCCACCTTGCCGCCTGCTGGCTGCCATCAGTATTTTAAGCAGGGcaagtggtgctgaggaaaagccctgcctccccctccccgcagcagccaggctctgctctcccaAAATAAGAccatttttaataaataatttcccACCTTGTGGTTCCTGTTGGGGGCTTTACCCGCTCaggttggggggtgggtgggtggtgacacacacacacccctgcatCGTCTCCCTGCCGCTCCCCGCAGTTCTGGGCCCTCCCTGGGGAAGGAGGGGCATGGGCACCCCGTGGGTGCCAGGAGGTGGCTcagagccagagcaggaggagggtgaggaggggcaggagggtgggGGGCTGGCAAGGGGCTGCGGCGGCCGGAGGGGTACAGGGGACCTGGGGACACTGTGTGTCCTCGGGAGGGCCGCGGGAGTCGCGGGACGGGGGAGGCGGCCGGGGCTGGGATCCCCGCAGGTCATGGGGGGGGAGGCCGTCGCGGTAAAAGGCGGAGGGCGGAGCGGCCGGGAGGGTGCCCGGACGACCCAGTGCCCGCCCAGGGGTGCCCATCACTGCCACCCCACCGCCCCCAGCTTCATCCTCATCCTCGTCGGGGCAGCCGTCGAAGTCCGGGGGCCGAAGCTGCCGCAGGTCAGTGCCACGACGGTGCGGGGGGGTGGCGCAGAGCACCGGCGAGCTGGAGACACGGGTGCGGAGGAACCATGCCCAGAGTGGCTGCGCCCGGCAATCGCAGGCCCAGGGGTTGGCATTGAGGCGCAGGAACTGGAGCGCAGGCAGGGCGGCCAGAGGGTCCCCTGGCAGGGCCACCAGGCTGTTGTTGAACAGGTAGAGGATGGTGAGCCGTGCCAGCCCCCGGAACGCGTGGCGGTGGATGGTGGTCAGGCGGttggcatgcagcagcagccggtccaggctgggcagccccCGGAAGACTCCCGCAGACAGCACCCGCAGCCGATTGCCGTGGAGGAAGAGGTGGCTCAGGTTGGCCAGGTCAGCAAAGAGATCGTCCTGttaggggaggggggggcaacaggggtgggtgtggggtgggaGACTCACCAGGAGCCCCCATCCCAGTTCCACATCCCTCTGCGgtgagcactgcctgcagacTTACCCATGGGTGCACTCCATGGGTGCCATCCATCACTGTGCCCTACATGCCAGCCCCATGAGCACCACCCCAGTGCCCTGCAGCATGTCCTcatccagcaggcagcagccatcaGCTTGCCTCATGTCCTTGCCCTGTGGGCATTGTCCAGCCCAACGGTTTGTACAACACCTATCGCCAAGAGCCCCCCTCACGTCCCTACCCTGCTGGTGGCACCCATGGCACCCATGGCACTGCCTCATGGCCATCACCTTGCCCCACATCCTGACTTCGCAGATATTGCCCTGCCCCCCGTTCTTGCTCCGTGGGTGGCACTCCTTTCCCTgtcttgccctgccctgccctgcatccTGCAGGCCTCTGCCACTGCCCTTCCCTGTGACTCTGTTCAGTGGGCATCACCTTGTCCTTTACCTCATCACTTGTCACCTTTCCCCATGGCCCTGCTCCGTGGGTGCCACCTTGCCTGAGAATCTTCtccccagcttcttgtccatgcCCTGAGGGCATCCATCCACCACCCTGCTTCAAGCTCCATCCGGGTGGGCATCACACCCCCCTTCCCCATCTCCCCTAGAGCCCTGCCCCATGGGCACACAGGGCCCTGGCAGACCTGGAGGTAGAGCAGCCCATTCTCCTGCAGGTAGAGGTACTGGAGGCTGTGGAGGCCACGGAAGATGCCACTGGGCAGGCTGGCCAGCTGGCACCGGTAGAGGTGCAGGGCCTGGAGGCGTCGGAGCCCATGGAAGGTGTCAGGGGCCAGGACGCGCAGGTGAGGGTTGTCACCCAAGTCCAGCTCCTCCAGGGCGGGCAGGTGGCGGAAGGTGCCCGGCTGGATGGAGGAGATGTTGTTGGAGTAGAGCCAGAGGGTGACGGTGCTGGGCCCGAAGGTGCCCGCCCGCAGTGCCCTGATGATGTTGTTCTGCAGGAAGAGGCGGCGGGCACCAGGTGGGAGCCCCGCGGGCACCGAGGAGAAGTTGTTGGCCTGGCAGCTGACGGTGGGCGGCGAGACGTAGCAGGTGCAGAGCGCGGGGCAGGTGGGTGCCCCACTGGGCACCCACGCCAgcgctgccagcagcagggccgCCAGGCCTGCGGGCACAGTGGGGCATCAACACAGAGCATCACCTGGGCACCAACCCACCCCAGCACTGTGCACCCACTGCTCTCGGGGGGGGTTTCTCCCAGCCAGCCTCCCAGGAACCCACACTCCATGgagagccccagggctgtgcccacccacagggccATGGTGCCCCAGGAGAACCCCAAGACTATGACCATCCATACAGCCACAGTCTCCTAGGAAACTGGCAGGGCCATGCCCACCGCACTGAGCCATGGTCCCCTAGGAGAACCTCCAAGCCATGCTCAAATCATAGCATTAAAAGCCCCTCGTGACCGCAACCACCCTGTGGGGCCATGACCTCCAGGAGTCCCCTAAAGGCCATTGTGCCTCAGACCcccacagggctgtgcccaccCAAAGGGCCACGGTCCCCTAGGAGAAACTGCAAGGCTATGCCCACCTCTTAGTACcacatcccccagcaccacaaacACCCCACAGAGACTAGGGCTCCTTAGAAGAACCCCAAGACCATGCTCACCTCCTAGGACTACACCCCCCAGGAGCCCCCAGCTCTATACCCACCCCCATGCCCACACTGCCCCCAATCCCACATCATCCCCATACTATCCTTTTCCCCAAAcacacctcccctgccaccATGCCCCAGAGCACCACCCTGCTCAGGCTTTGATGATGGCAGGGGGTCCgtcaccccctccccacccaacGGGGTGGTGCCACGTGCGTGTGTGCCACGGACACGTGTGGGGCGGGGCACGTGTGGGCGCGAGCTGTCGCCGGTGACatgcttcttccccccccccatctccACTCGTGTCCATCCTctccccaaccccccctccccatcgCCCCCCCGGGGCTGCAACCCGAGAGCTTCATCCATAATTCACCCCGAAGTTCTGGCCCTGTGCCTGGGATGCGCCCAATCGCCCGTACCGGGGGAGGGGCAGGAatgagggggaaggggggagggtgGTCCACCCTGCGTCGCACCGGAGGTGCACCGGGTGGGCCCACTGTCCCCCACTCCTCCTCCGGTGAGATACAGAGAGGGGGGAACGCCCGcaacccccctccccaaaccacCCCCGGAGGCGTCCGTCGCAGATGCTCGGTGCCACCCCCTCCCCCGTCGCCCCGTGTCGCCGTGCGCCCCCCACCCGCGTCCCATCTGTCACACTCCCCCTCGCCGCGGGCTGACTCAGTTGGGAGCTGAAGTCACCCGGTTCCCGGGCACCGACgattggggaggggaggggtgtTGGCACCCCCAAcactcccctcttccttccccgtGCCAATATCACCCCTAAAAGTGGGGGTATGGAAAGGGGGGCAACACTCGTGGGGGAAGATGGCACCCTGGGCATCCCTCGCATCAGTGGGCATGTGGGCGTGGGGCACCCACGTCACGGGATGGGGGACATAGGGTGGCATAGGGTACCCCTAAGACCATTCATACCCTGACATGGGGGTCCTGAGGTGGCGCTCGAGGGATCTCAGGACACCCACAGCCCGGGATGGGAGTCTTGGGGTGGTATCAAGTACCCCCCATGAACATCCACATCCGAGGATGAGGGTCTGGTACCGGGTACCCCGTGGGCACCTACAGCATGGGATGGCATCCTGAGGTAGCACCAGGGATCCTCGGGGTCCCCCCAAGCCGAGGCCGTGGGTCCTGGAGATGCACCAGGCACCTTCACAGGGTACGCCGGGATGGGGGTCCTGGGATGGCACCGGGGTCGTGGGGCACCCCCCACGCAGAAACCGTGCAGCCTAGGGTGGCACCGAATACCCCATGGGCACGCACACAGCGGTCTAGGGAGCCTGGGGTGGCAGCGAGAAGCCCGAGGGTCGCGGGGTCCCCTCACACCGTGTACTCCGAAGGTCGTACCCTGGGGTGCCCCGAGGCTGAGCCCCCCCGACCGGGTGAGCGCCATGGGGGTGCCGCCGTGTCCCCAGGCATATCGGGGCACCCCACGCCGGGTCCGTGCTCTCACGGATGGCACAGACCCTCCCCCTCGGGGTCAACCGACCCCCGTGTTCCCCTCACCCTCCCGCCCTCCCCTGCCGCCCGCCTACCTGGGGGCAGGTCCCAGGCCGGGGGGGGCCCCATGGCGGGGCCGCCGCTCAGGCGCGTCCCGCTGCCCCGGGGCTCATGGCCGGTGCCGGGGGCGCTGCTCGCGCCCTTCGCCCCCGCCGCGCCGCCCCGAGCAGCCGTCGCCCCGGGGCATGGCACAGGCACGGGCGGGTCGGTCCCCGGTTAGAGGGAGGGGGGGGCGGGGTGGAGGGGGCTCAGCTTAGCGCGGCTCTGCCCGCGGCTCCGGTGGGGCTGAGCCCGGCCCCGCGCCGCGCCTTATCCCGGGGCGGCCGCGCTCCGCCCCCCGCCGCCGGCCCCGCCGCTTAACCCCTCCCGGGCCGGCCCTCCCCACAGCGGGGAGGGACATGGGGGACCCCGGCGGGACCCACCGCGGGAGCGGGGGACTCGGTGGTTGGTGTCCCCCTGCTGGGCACGGGGCCTGGCGCGGGGATGCTGCGGGGGGGGCGCACGGCGCCGGAGGCCCCGCCGTCCGTCCATCCCTTCCTCACACGgcggcagggctgtgctgcccgCCGGGACCCATGGGACCCACGGGACCCACACGGGTGGGTACCTCGGGGTCCGGTGCCTAAGCGCTGGGTCTTTCAGCAGTTCGAGAGGGCGTGCTCGCACCGCGCTCCCACGCGTGCCCGGCGCTATCCGTGGTCCCGACCCGGCGCTGTCCGTGGTGCCACCCGCCGCTCCCACCCGGGGCCGCGGCACTCTCGGGCCGGCCGGAGCTGGGGTACGGCGGGTGTGAGGGGATCTGAGAGGGGTCTGTGGGGACCCGAGCAGTCTCCGTGGGGTCTGTCGGGGTCTGTGGGATCTCTGTGGGGGGCTGTGGGATCTCTGCAGGGCTCTCCGGGGTCTGTGAAGGATCTTGGGAGTCTGTGAGAGCTTGGGGGGTCGGTGGGGGGGATTTACGGGCCCCACGCGGGGGGGCACGCGTGGCCGCGACAGGCTCTGGCACACGCTGGCACCGCGGTGTGTTTGCGGCACCGTCTCCGGCGAGTGAAATGCCACAAGCTGGCGCGGCGGGCACTGTGGGAGGGGGTGTGGGCGGCACGGGGCTGACTCAAGGGCCGCCATCCGCTCCCTCCCAAACTGTGCCCCCCGcgtccctggcagggggttcTGCCCACCCTTTGGGGCTTTGCAAGGGGGTCCCAGGGGAATAGACCCACCCGTGGGTGCTTGCACCCTGCCTGGGGGGGACCCAGGGATGAGGGAGAGGGGCATGGGGACAGGTCTGATGCCACTGTCCTGGCCTGAGGTGTGCAGCAGAGGGTGAGAGTTCCATGAGGTGTCAGATGGAggacagatggatggatggacggacATCTGGGTAGACAACCTCTGGAAAGGTGAGCAGATGGACAGTCAGACTGAAAAACAGCTggagggacagacagacagatgggCAGCTGGATGGAGGTGAGGGCAGGAGGGCCAGTGGGATGTGGGCAGGATGAGTGAGGGCAGCTTGGTGGGTGGTAGGACAGATGGATGGGCATGAGGTTGAGCAGAGCTGTGACTGAAGGGGGACAGACAGATGGGTGATGGACAGACGGATGGGTGACAGATGGATGGGTGACAGACAGACAGGTGATGGACAGATGGGTGACGGACAGACAGAGACGGCAGAGCAGATGGACAGCTGGCTGGAGGGGTGGCAATGGCTGAGGACAGGATGGATGGCTGCTGGCACCGAGGGTGTGGGCAGGCAGAGAGATGCTGTGACAGTAGGACAGACATACTGGTGGACAAagggagggctgagggagccCCAGGCAGGGCACAAGGTAAGGCCAGGCCAGTGGTGGAGCAGGGACTGGCAGGTGACAACATGCCCGGGGCAGGGACAGCATCAGGCATgagtgggcagagcctggcagagctgagcagaatgGCACTGCAGGTGGTACAGTGGGATTTGGTCAGCAGATGCTCTGGGGTGGCACAGCTGGAAGTGACCCAGAAGTGGCCCAAGGGTGACTCAAGGTTGGCTCAAGGTTGGCTCAAGGGTGGCCTAATGGTAAGGAGGTAGCAAAGACAGCGGGTAAAGAGGTGGCACACTGGTGGATGGCGGTGGTCGGGCACAGCCATAGGGCTTGGGGCTGAGCTGACAGAGGGGCGAAGCACCCGCGGGTGGCACCGGAACGGCACCAAGGAGGACACCGGGGCTGGGTGGTGCCACGGCACACTGCGGGACGGCCCTCAGCCGGGACAGCCGCCCAGGGGCGGACCCACCGGGTGACCCGGGTTCCGCTTCTCCATCGGGGCCCCGCCCGGAGCCCCCCGCTCCGCGCCGAGGGCGGGGCCGAGCGGGGCTGCTCCGCCCAACTCCGGGGACGGGCGGGCAGCATCGGAGCACCGGGACCGGGCGGACCTACCGGAGGCCCGGGACCCAGGGAGCAGCACCGGAGCACCCGGAACCCGCCGGGAGCCGCCGGTGCCTCCCGCCGGGTGAGCAGCGCCGGGATACGTGTGAGCGGGGGCGGAGGGACCCGGATGGTCCCGACCCGCCCTGGGGGAACGCAGCGGCGGGACCGGGCGGCATGGTGGGGCCGACGGGGTCTATGCGGCCGCGGTAGGGGGTGTGGGCTGGCGGGTCGTGGAGGGCTGGGCCCCGGACGTGGGGCTAGGCTGTGGCTAGGGGTCCCGCGTGTCCCCCCCCTCCGCTCATCCCTCCGTCCCCTGTGCCCTGCACCGCACTCTGAGCTCCCTGGGGCCTCGCAGGGTGCCCCGGTGCCCCCCACGGGGTAGGTCAGGCTCTGGGTGCGGGCTCTGTCGTGCCCCGTGGCCGCCCATGTCCGCGGTTGCCGGGACAGCCTGTCACACGTGTCCCCCCCGCCACACAGGCGTGGGCAAAGCTCCCACGCGCGGGGGTGACATCACTTCCCCTTGTCCGCACCACCGTGGGACGCTGGCATTGCCCACCCTTGGCACCCCATATTCCAGGCAGGGGAATGCCCGCGgcctccccagcagcctctggAGGAGCCCCGCGGACTCCGGGGGCCTGCGCGGGAGCGAACCAGCCTCGTTAccattaattattaattattgaAGTGGCCGAGGCCGGAGCCAGCCTGTGCCCGCCTGTGCCCTCGCTGCCAGGACCGGGTGgctcctttctcctccagcaCCCCGTCACGGCTCAGAGGAAGCTggcaggggacacagccagaTGGGGCCAGAGCTACTGGAGCTGGGGGTCTCCGATCTTTCTCTCCCGTGGGGAATCCCAGCTTGAGGGGCTCACCAATATGGTTGGCAAGGAGGGGACACACCAATGCAGCTTGGCAGGACCAGCACGGCAGGGGCTTGGTGGCAAATGCCCTGTGTGGGTACCTCGGGGTGCCCTAGTGGTGACACCCATGGTGGGGGTGCTGCAGGTTGCAGCAGTGGCCTCCGTGTCTCCAGGTGTCTCTGGATGCCCCGGGATGTGGCAGCCACGATGGGGTGCCCCCAGGTATTCTGGGGTGCCCCAGGCAGCGTCCCGGTGACAGAGGGACGCGGGGTGCCCTGGGGTGCCCCAGAGGGTGACTCCCATGCTGGGGTGTCTTGAGGGTACCTTGCAGTCCCCCCGTGATGGAGTGCCCCATAGTGGGGTACCCGGGGTGCCCCGGCAGTGTGTCCCCCGCCCCCCGCGGTGCTATAGATAGCTCGTCCCCCGCCGCGGCCCCAGCCCCCGCCCGGTTAATCTTTACCCGGGCACTGTAATGAGGCCCATTAGCGGC contains the following coding sequences:
- the RTN4RL2 gene encoding reticulon-4 receptor-like 2 is translated as MPGDTAAPPWRSPGRGGSASGHPRVRPSEYTVLHGFCVGGAPRPRCHPRTPIPAYPVKVPGASPGPTASAWGDPEDPWCYLRMPSHAVGAHGVPGLAALLLAALAWVPSGAPTCPALCTCYVSPPTVSCQANNFSSVPAGLPPGARRLFLQNNIIRALRAGTFGPSTVTLWLYSNNISSIQPGTFRHLPALEELDLGDNPHLRVLAPDTFHGLRRLQALHLYRCQLASLPSGIFRGLHSLQYLYLQENGLLYLQDDLFADLANLSHLFLHGNRLRVLSAGVFRGLPSLDRLLLHANRLTTIHRHAFRGLARLTILYLFNNSLVALPGDPLAALPALQFLRLNANPWACDCRAQPLWAWFLRTRVSSSPVLCATPPHRRGTDLRQLRPPDFDGCPDEDEDEAGGGGVAVMGTPGRALGRPGTLPAAPPSAFYRDGLPPHDLRGSQPRPPPPSRDSRGPPEDTQCPQVPCTPPAAAAPCQPPTLLPLLTLLLLWL